The following proteins are co-located in the Spirochaetota bacterium genome:
- a CDS encoding sigma-70 family RNA polymerase sigma factor: MRKKSSKRENFSRIYIEYYPLVFNAVYTKVGNRDDTSDICQDVFLIFYDKFEEIDNARKWLLGTMRNVIYRFYEKKAHSDIDIDNIDKMFADVNHTFTNGFRDTRIIINDAIENIDISEEERIILEYIAFYNYSYSTTGRIMGLSKRQVGYKQGFLKK, encoded by the coding sequence GTGAGAAAGAAAAGTTCAAAGCGAGAAAATTTTTCGAGAATATACATCGAATATTACCCTTTAGTATTTAATGCCGTGTATACAAAGGTTGGGAATAGAGATGATACAAGTGATATATGCCAGGATGTATTTCTCATCTTCTATGATAAATTTGAGGAGATCGATAATGCAAGGAAATGGTTGCTGGGCACTATGAGAAATGTAATTTATCGATTTTATGAGAAAAAAGCTCACTCTGATATCGATATTGATAATATTGATAAGATGTTTGCGGATGTAAACCACACTTTTACAAACGGTTTTCGTGATACCAGAATTATTATAAATGATGCCATTGAGAACATTGATATATCTGAAGAAGAGAGAATTATTCTCGAATACATTGCATTCTATAATTACAGCTATAGCACTACTGGTCGCATTATGGGACTCTCGAAACGACAGGTGGGATATAAGCAAGGCTTCCTGAAAAAGTAG